The Niallia alba genome includes a window with the following:
- a CDS encoding chemotaxis protein: MKNDKGILLETGTNELEIVEFSVGKNHFGINVIKVKEIINPVPITPIPHAHPYVEGIVELRGEVLTVVNLANVLGYSPSETPEKDKYIVSEFNKTKIIFHVHNVTQIHRISWENIEKPSETYYGTESQIIGVVKLNGEMILLLDFEKIVVDINPESGINVQQVKKLGDRKRSDKKLIVVEDSALLRKLLEDTLNAAGFQHITFFENGREALNYLTKKVEEGNSVDEVAQLMITDIEMPQMDGHHLTKVVKDNANLAQLPVVIFSSLITDDLRHKGQVVGANAQVSKPEINELIHIIDNNIL; encoded by the coding sequence ATGAAAAATGATAAAGGGATACTTTTAGAAACTGGCACAAATGAATTAGAAATTGTTGAGTTTAGCGTAGGAAAGAATCACTTTGGTATAAATGTGATTAAAGTGAAGGAAATTATTAACCCAGTTCCCATTACTCCAATTCCACATGCACACCCGTATGTAGAAGGAATTGTGGAGCTAAGAGGGGAAGTTTTAACAGTTGTTAATCTTGCAAATGTTTTAGGATATTCGCCTTCTGAAACCCCGGAAAAAGATAAATATATTGTTTCGGAATTTAATAAAACAAAAATAATTTTCCATGTCCATAATGTAACCCAGATTCATCGTATATCATGGGAAAATATTGAAAAACCATCCGAAACTTATTACGGTACGGAGAGTCAAATTATTGGGGTAGTCAAATTAAACGGTGAGATGATTCTGTTACTTGATTTCGAGAAAATTGTTGTAGATATTAACCCTGAATCTGGGATAAATGTTCAGCAAGTAAAAAAATTAGGAGACAGAAAGAGAAGTGACAAGAAACTAATTGTCGTGGAAGATTCTGCACTTTTAAGAAAATTGTTAGAAGACACTTTAAATGCAGCTGGATTTCAGCATATAACATTTTTTGAAAACGGTCGTGAAGCATTAAACTATTTGACGAAAAAAGTGGAGGAAGGTAATTCAGTAGATGAAGTTGCTCAATTGATGATTACTGATATCGAAATGCCTCAAATGGACGGGCATCATTTAACAAAAGTAGTCAAAGATAATGCAAACTTAGCACAATTGCCTGTTGTTATATTCTCTTCTTTAATTACAGATGATTTAAGACATAAAGGACAGGTAGTTGGAGCAAATGCTCAAGTAAGTAAACCAGAAATTAATGAATTAATTCATATTATTGATAATAATATTTTATAA
- a CDS encoding YkyB family protein: MNKQQKYPPPIQLTVENLLQAISVVNRHAKTAPNPKFLYKLKHDSLHKLLAEGKAKKIGLHFSNNPRYSQQQSDLLIACENYTFHLPPTKKDFEELPHLGSLNQSVRNPKSTLSLTQSKKLLSTYTGLKEEIPPNQTIRKKKYQKPVFKKLGESY, encoded by the coding sequence TTGAATAAGCAGCAAAAATATCCACCACCAATACAACTTACTGTTGAAAACCTTCTACAGGCAATATCTGTCGTAAATCGTCATGCAAAGACAGCACCAAACCCAAAATTCCTATATAAATTAAAACATGACAGTTTACATAAACTATTAGCAGAAGGCAAAGCAAAAAAAATTGGTCTACACTTCTCAAATAATCCAAGATATAGTCAACAACAATCAGATTTATTGATTGCATGTGAAAACTATACATTTCATTTACCTCCGACTAAAAAGGATTTTGAGGAATTGCCACATTTAGGATCTCTCAATCAAAGTGTCCGAAATCCCAAATCAACTCTTTCCTTAACACAATCAAAAAAACTTTTATCCACCTATACTGGGCTAAAAGAAGAGATACCACCAAATCAAACTATCCGCAAAAAGAAATACCAAAAACCTGTTTTTAAAAAGCTTGGTGAAAGTTATTAA
- a CDS encoding sensor domain-containing protein, protein MDKYNKNITSENMIAQSKSNIENIIFEIIFMYIKDMVFIMKVEKGKTFRYIFVNEAAFLFAKLPIDFIGKKLQEVSTGETAAILQREYSIVCETKQNHSYIDQIKAENGGIIHAESVLTPILDEQDEVKYIVSITRDITESIMEKRQLHESKQRYRSLIENNLDAVFTVDLDGVIHDINPAGLKLIGRSEEEQPIFSLYELINEENTLFYDSFRKCKLTESSQSIDCKLISHNGNKMSVHTKFVPIKVNHATRGIYVILRDISERTKTAEKIRYMSFHDQLTGLYNRRALMEDINLEIKRAETEQVAFALMTIDLDRFKYINDTFGHIVGDQILLKVAERLLEFKNYRCHVYRQGGDEFNILLSNTNRQETASFAQRIISSFANSFYLNSHEYYISPSIGISMYPHDGENIETVIKNADEALFRVKERGKAHYQFYRSDMTSSLSNVISLETKLRKAIQKKELKLYYQPQIDLNGYTFNSFEALLRWESLSLGVVAPNDFIPLAEDTGLIISIGNWVIETACEQIKVWKALYNKDVRIAVNISPKQFQQPNFIEVIRTSIQKFKIKPSMLEIEITEGLMGNIKEAIPILRKLKELDVIISVDDFGTGYSSLSYIKQFPIDVLKIDQSFVKDVVTNAKDAAITTTIIHLGQNLGMEVIAEGVENKEQEDFLKKANCQKAQGYYYSKPLTCEAAEQFLRGF, encoded by the coding sequence ATGGACAAATATAACAAGAATATTACAAGTGAGAACATGATAGCTCAATCCAAATCAAATATAGAGAATATCATTTTTGAAATTATTTTTATGTATATAAAAGATATGGTCTTTATTATGAAAGTAGAAAAAGGGAAAACTTTTCGCTATATTTTTGTAAATGAAGCTGCATTTTTATTTGCTAAATTACCAATTGACTTTATTGGAAAAAAGCTTCAAGAGGTTTCAACTGGGGAAACGGCTGCTATATTGCAGCGGGAATATTCGATTGTATGTGAGACAAAACAAAATCATAGTTATATAGATCAAATCAAGGCGGAAAATGGGGGGATTATTCATGCAGAATCTGTTTTAACACCCATTTTGGATGAGCAAGATGAAGTGAAGTACATTGTTTCTATTACGAGAGATATCACAGAGTCTATAATGGAAAAACGACAGCTGCATGAAAGCAAACAAAGATATCGATCATTAATAGAAAATAACTTAGATGCAGTCTTTACTGTTGATTTAGATGGAGTTATTCATGATATTAATCCAGCTGGTTTAAAGTTAATTGGGAGAAGCGAGGAAGAACAACCTATCTTTTCGCTTTATGAACTAATAAATGAGGAAAATACCCTTTTCTATGATAGCTTTAGAAAATGCAAACTAACGGAATCATCGCAATCTATCGATTGTAAGCTAATAAGCCATAATGGTAACAAAATGTCTGTTCATACGAAATTCGTTCCAATTAAAGTAAATCATGCAACTAGAGGTATTTATGTTATCTTAAGAGATATTTCAGAACGAACCAAAACAGCAGAAAAGATACGTTATATGTCATTTCATGATCAGCTAACTGGTCTTTATAATAGACGGGCGCTGATGGAAGATATAAATCTTGAAATTAAAAGAGCAGAAACCGAGCAAGTAGCTTTTGCTTTAATGACTATTGATTTAGATCGGTTTAAATACATCAACGATACATTTGGCCATATTGTTGGAGATCAAATTCTTTTAAAAGTTGCAGAAAGGTTATTAGAGTTTAAAAATTATAGATGTCATGTGTATCGACAAGGAGGAGACGAATTTAATATTCTCCTATCCAATACAAATAGACAGGAAACAGCAAGCTTTGCTCAGCGTATAATCTCAAGTTTTGCTAATTCATTTTATTTAAATTCTCATGAATACTATATAAGTCCGAGTATTGGAATAAGTATGTATCCACATGATGGTGAGAATATTGAAACAGTAATTAAGAATGCAGATGAAGCACTATTTCGTGTAAAAGAAAGAGGCAAAGCGCATTATCAATTTTATCGTTCTGATATGACTTCAAGTCTAAGCAATGTAATATCATTAGAAACAAAGTTGCGAAAAGCGATCCAAAAAAAGGAACTTAAATTATATTATCAGCCACAAATTGATTTAAATGGTTATACATTTAACAGCTTTGAGGCACTATTAAGATGGGAAAGCCTCTCTTTAGGAGTGGTTGCTCCCAATGATTTTATCCCCCTTGCAGAAGATACAGGTCTCATTATTTCAATTGGTAATTGGGTAATTGAAACAGCATGTGAGCAGATAAAAGTTTGGAAAGCACTATATAATAAAGATGTACGAATAGCTGTGAATATTTCTCCGAAGCAATTTCAGCAACCTAATTTTATAGAAGTAATTCGTACTTCTATTCAAAAGTTTAAGATTAAGCCATCCATGTTAGAAATCGAGATTACAGAAGGACTTATGGGGAATATTAAAGAAGCAATTCCTATCCTACGAAAATTAAAGGAGTTAGATGTTATTATTTCAGTTGATGATTTTGGAACTGGGTATTCTTCGCTTAGCTATATTAAACAATTTCCAATTGATGTTTTAAAGATTGATCAGTCTTTTGTAAAAGATGTTGTTACAAATGCTAAGGATGCTGCTATTACGACAACTATTATTCACTTAGGACAAAATTTAGGAATGGAAGTTATTGCAGAAGGTGTAGAAAATAAAGAGCAAGAAGATTTCTTAAAGAAGGCAAATTGCCAAAAAGCACAAGGATATTATTATTCCAAGCCATTGACATGCGAAGCTGCAGAACAGTTTCTTAGGGGATTCTAA
- a CDS encoding C39 family peptidase — protein sequence MQLFKLLLLLAPFFGSEQTWEYFHIEDNTKPKTEVVNPVLNSNKNIQLDVPLIKQNPELRYGCEVTSLTMVLNYAGVKVTKMDLYKNIQKDLDPLVRKNGDIIKWGDPSIGFVGDMTGKNPGYAVFDKPMEDLVNKYLPERAVNLTNHSFQAIERHVENGYPIVVWTTGDYRLPDRWESWKHNGKTIKTPLDLHAVVLVGFNNNHVYLNDPLSGKKNVKVEKKTFIKSWHALKSRAISYR from the coding sequence ATGCAGTTGTTTAAACTATTACTTTTGCTCGCTCCCTTTTTTGGATCAGAGCAAACTTGGGAATATTTCCACATTGAAGACAACACAAAACCAAAAACAGAAGTAGTCAATCCAGTATTAAACTCAAATAAAAATATCCAGCTAGATGTTCCATTAATAAAACAAAATCCAGAATTACGCTATGGATGCGAAGTGACTAGTTTAACAATGGTCTTAAACTATGCTGGTGTTAAAGTAACGAAAATGGATCTTTATAAAAATATTCAAAAAGACTTAGATCCATTAGTGCGAAAAAATGGAGATATTATCAAATGGGGAGATCCATCAATTGGTTTTGTTGGCGACATGACGGGAAAAAATCCTGGATATGCCGTATTTGATAAACCAATGGAAGATCTAGTTAACAAATACCTTCCAGAAAGAGCTGTTAACTTAACAAATCATTCATTTCAAGCTATAGAAAGACATGTAGAAAATGGTTACCCCATTGTAGTTTGGACTACTGGTGATTATCGTTTACCTGATAGATGGGAATCATGGAAACATAATGGAAAGACCATTAAAACTCCATTGGATTTGCATGCTGTTGTTTTAGTTGGCTTCAATAATAATCATGTTTACTTAAACGATCCCTTATCAGGCAAGAAAAATGTAAAAGTGGAGAAAAAAACCTTCATTAAATCTTGGCATGCTTTAAAATCAAGAGCAATTAGTTATCGGTAA
- a CDS encoding EAL domain-containing protein, with protein MDALDILTDLENVIPYFQAIFSADEHRVIGYEVLGRYNGADGVESLGDFFLDEGIPDEYKLEVDQVILTKALDKALSLDEDVLLFINRDAQILMKDDGESFLETLLEYEGKGIKLDRIVLEISERNYHGQFYHLDHLLIYYRTYGIKIAIDKMGSDSSSYLDRISELAPDILKIDLLALRSTSTSHTYQNVLYSLSMLARKIGATLLFENIEMVYQLQFAWKNGGRFYQGYYLHYPEASFTDRNIRKETLKNLFHEFIISEKKKLSTIFDLTEKFQGQLQVLLVKYKKYSSYEELLKLLTAELTDVAFRMYVCDEDGFQKSANIIKYDNDWIIQPEYANKNWSWRPYFLENIIKMRNEKKGILSDLYSDIETGETVRTYSYPLNAKEYLFIDLSYNFLDRMKLLLN; from the coding sequence ATGGATGCTTTGGATATTTTGACTGATTTAGAAAATGTCATCCCTTATTTTCAAGCTATTTTTAGTGCTGATGAACATCGCGTTATTGGATATGAAGTGTTAGGAAGATATAATGGGGCAGATGGAGTGGAGAGTCTTGGAGACTTTTTTCTTGATGAAGGAATCCCAGATGAATATAAGTTAGAAGTTGACCAAGTAATTTTGACAAAAGCATTGGATAAAGCGCTATCGCTTGATGAGGATGTCTTGCTCTTTATCAATAGAGATGCACAAATACTAATGAAAGACGATGGGGAAAGTTTTTTAGAAACATTATTGGAATATGAAGGGAAGGGAATCAAGCTTGATCGAATTGTCCTTGAGATATCTGAGAGAAATTATCATGGACAATTTTATCATTTAGATCATTTATTAATTTACTATCGCACTTATGGGATTAAGATTGCCATTGATAAAATGGGAAGTGATAGTAGTAGTTATCTTGATCGAATAAGTGAGTTAGCGCCTGATATTCTAAAAATTGATTTATTGGCTTTGCGATCTACTTCCACTTCGCATACTTATCAAAATGTTTTATATTCCTTGTCTATGCTTGCTCGAAAAATTGGTGCTACCTTATTATTTGAAAATATCGAGATGGTTTATCAGCTTCAATTTGCTTGGAAAAATGGTGGGAGATTTTATCAAGGATATTATTTACATTATCCCGAGGCGAGTTTCACCGATCGTAATATTAGAAAAGAAACGTTGAAAAATCTGTTTCATGAATTCATTATTTCAGAAAAGAAAAAACTCTCAACTATTTTTGATTTAACAGAGAAGTTTCAGGGTCAATTACAAGTATTGCTCGTCAAATATAAGAAATATTCTTCTTACGAAGAGCTTTTGAAATTACTTACAGCTGAGTTAACTGATGTGGCTTTTCGAATGTATGTATGTGATGAAGACGGCTTTCAGAAATCAGCGAATATTATTAAATATGACAATGATTGGATTATTCAGCCTGAATATGCAAACAAAAATTGGAGTTGGCGACCATATTTTTTAGAAAATATTATCAAGATGCGGAATGAAAAAAAAGGAATTTTATCTGATTTATATAGTGATATTGAAACAGGAGAAACGGTCAGAACGTATTCGTATCCTTTGAATGCAAAAGAATATTTATTTATAGATCTATCCTATAATTTTCTTGATCGTATGAAATTATTGCTTAATTAG
- a CDS encoding DUF3993 domain-containing protein → MMKKSFFILLIISVWSIYPYSIHATSHLTSRNEVVTFVEKAFRAQVSLSKEAREMEEMKEILEPYFSDNFIYLFLNENLTGEQGKFYTFGNEFGKYYLPYYQFSEQTTIDIDKERNSILLYEYYEPIVFGDKIYEGAYEGILIRKLNDRWLITNMLSDKEVRSILNSKEENYSTLVYMPLFSIENQVTYISKKNKQSQVLTINRM, encoded by the coding sequence ATGATGAAAAAAAGCTTCTTTATTTTATTGATTATTTCAGTATGGAGCATTTATCCATATTCCATACATGCCACCAGCCATTTAACAAGTAGGAATGAAGTAGTTACTTTTGTAGAAAAAGCATTTAGGGCACAAGTATCTTTAAGTAAAGAAGCGAGAGAGATGGAGGAGATGAAAGAAATACTGGAACCTTATTTTTCAGATAATTTCATCTATTTGTTTCTAAATGAAAACTTGACTGGAGAACAGGGAAAGTTTTATACATTTGGGAATGAATTTGGCAAATACTATCTTCCATATTATCAGTTCTCGGAACAAACCACTATTGATATAGATAAAGAGAGAAATAGTATTCTCCTATATGAGTATTATGAACCAATTGTATTCGGAGACAAAATATACGAAGGGGCTTATGAAGGAATTCTAATAAGAAAGCTGAATGACAGATGGCTTATAACGAATATGCTTTCAGATAAAGAGGTAAGATCCATTTTAAATAGTAAGGAAGAAAACTATAGCACATTGGTGTATATGCCGTTATTTTCAATCGAAAATCAAGTTACATACATTTCGAAGAAGAATAAACAATCTCAAGTTTTAACTATCAATAGAATGTAG
- a CDS encoding glutaredoxin family protein, with product MHQITLYTQPDCPPCEYSKLFLKEHGFDYEIKDIQRDSRAKKELIKKYQSFSTPTFVIDGNVIYGFDLEKLKLALNLSS from the coding sequence ATGCATCAAATCACATTGTATACGCAACCAGACTGTCCCCCTTGTGAGTACTCTAAACTATTCTTAAAAGAACATGGCTTTGACTATGAAATAAAGGATATTCAAAGGGATTCTCGTGCTAAAAAAGAATTAATAAAGAAATATCAATCTTTTTCCACCCCTACATTTGTAATTGATGGAAATGTAATTTATGGATTTGACTTGGAAAAACTTAAGCTTGCGTTAAATCTTTCCTCATAA
- a CDS encoding YkuJ family protein, with protein sequence MSQLQGILTRLKNLQEQATGGEPTQRFFEVNGERKCQVTFHPKTETFELEVYNDKEKPKRYQFDNVDMITIEIFDLIQ encoded by the coding sequence ATGTCACAATTACAAGGCATATTAACAAGATTAAAAAATCTGCAAGAGCAGGCAACTGGGGGAGAACCAACTCAACGTTTCTTTGAAGTAAATGGAGAGAGAAAATGTCAAGTTACATTTCATCCAAAAACAGAAACGTTTGAACTAGAAGTATATAATGACAAAGAAAAGCCAAAAAGATATCAATTTGATAATGTTGATATGATTACAATCGAGATTTTTGATTTAATTCAGTAA
- the cbpB gene encoding cyclic-di-AMP-binding protein CbpB — protein sequence MISLHSEEFLNITLKDLLIPSERVAHVQIGNSLEHALLVLTKSGYSAIPVLDAHYKLYGLVSTPLIMESILGLERIEFEKLEEIKVETIMNTVIPRVKSSSSVLHTIKHLVDHPFICVETEDGYFDGILTRRAILKRLNIYLHQNNQN from the coding sequence ATGATAAGTTTGCACAGCGAAGAGTTTTTAAACATCACTTTAAAGGATTTATTAATTCCATCTGAGCGAGTAGCACATGTCCAGATAGGAAATAGTTTAGAACACGCTCTGCTAGTCTTAACAAAAAGTGGATACTCAGCAATACCCGTATTAGATGCTCATTATAAACTCTATGGTTTAGTAAGTACACCGCTTATTATGGAGAGCATATTAGGATTAGAAAGAATCGAATTTGAGAAGCTTGAAGAAATAAAAGTGGAAACAATTATGAATACGGTGATACCAAGAGTTAAGAGCAGTAGTTCTGTATTACATACGATTAAACATTTAGTCGACCATCCTTTTATTTGTGTGGAAACGGAAGATGGCTATTTTGATGGGATTTTAACAAGAAGGGCAATATTAAAGCGACTTAATATTTACTTGCATCAAAACAATCAAAATTAA
- a CDS encoding LysR family transcriptional regulator — protein MSTISELQLLTVLSQEMNMRKAAERLFVTQPALSQRLQNIEKDWGTPLFIRSQRGLSLTAAGELVTKFAMETLKKEEEVKESIHAFKEEVYGTLKIAVASIVGQNWLPEVLKRFVERYPQAKISLVTGWSSDIMKSLSEDSMHIGIVRGVADWKGVKMHLFDDPLYLVDREIAKLEDIALTNRPFIQFKSDSNYYEEIQVWWHRNFQMPPNNTIVVDQIETCKQLSFNGIGYSILPSIALRKADETLSRIPLYNEHNEPITRGTWLIGYEATFQLKQVQAFLEIVNEYLEEEKMGKEIDR, from the coding sequence ATGTCAACCATTTCTGAATTACAATTATTAACGGTTCTTTCTCAGGAAATGAATATGAGAAAAGCAGCTGAAAGACTTTTTGTCACACAACCAGCTCTTTCTCAAAGACTGCAAAATATTGAGAAAGACTGGGGAACACCATTATTTATAAGGTCGCAACGAGGACTATCCCTCACCGCTGCAGGAGAATTAGTAACAAAATTTGCAATGGAAACACTTAAGAAAGAAGAAGAAGTGAAAGAATCCATACATGCTTTTAAAGAAGAAGTGTATGGAACATTAAAAATTGCTGTCGCAAGTATTGTTGGACAGAATTGGCTTCCAGAAGTGTTAAAAAGATTTGTTGAACGTTATCCTCAGGCAAAGATATCATTAGTAACTGGTTGGAGCAGCGATATAATGAAATCTCTTTCTGAGGATAGTATGCATATAGGTATAGTTAGAGGCGTTGCTGATTGGAAAGGCGTTAAAATGCATTTATTTGATGATCCTCTTTATTTAGTGGATCGGGAAATTGCTAAGTTAGAAGATATAGCTTTGACTAATCGACCATTTATTCAGTTTAAAAGTGATTCTAACTACTATGAAGAAATACAAGTTTGGTGGCACAGAAACTTTCAGATGCCTCCAAATAACACAATTGTAGTAGATCAGATTGAAACATGTAAACAACTTTCTTTTAATGGGATTGGCTATAGTATTTTGCCTTCGATTGCATTAAGAAAAGCAGACGAGACACTATCTAGAATCCCGTTATATAATGAGCACAATGAACCGATAACAAGAGGAACATGGTTAATTGGTTATGAAGCAACTTTTCAATTAAAACAAGTACAAGCTTTTTTAGAAATTGTTAATGAGTATCTAGAAGAAGAAAAAATGGGAAAAGAAATAGACCGGTGA
- the dapD gene encoding 2,3,4,5-tetrahydropyridine-2,6-dicarboxylate N-acetyltransferase, whose product MKMMDANEIISFIQNSTKSTPVKVYVKGDLSAVNFGENIQTFISDNSGVIFGEWADIQTVIEGNKDKVTDYVIENDRRNSAIPLLDLKNIKARIEPGAIIRDQVDIGDNAVIMMGAVINIGAVIGEGTMIDMGVIMGGRATVGKNCHIGAGAVLAGVIEPPSAKPVIIEDDVLVGANAVIVEGVTVGKGSVVAAGAIVLEDVPANTLVAGAPARVVKEIDDKTKSKTEIMQELRQL is encoded by the coding sequence ATGAAAATGATGGATGCAAATGAAATTATTTCATTTATTCAAAATAGTACAAAATCTACACCTGTAAAGGTATATGTTAAAGGTGATTTGTCAGCAGTCAATTTTGGGGAAAATATCCAAACATTTATCAGCGATAATTCTGGTGTGATTTTCGGAGAATGGGCAGATATTCAAACTGTGATTGAAGGAAATAAGGATAAAGTAACAGATTATGTGATTGAAAATGATCGCAGAAACTCTGCTATTCCTTTATTGGACTTGAAAAATATTAAAGCTCGTATTGAGCCAGGTGCTATCATTCGCGATCAAGTGGATATTGGGGACAATGCGGTAATCATGATGGGTGCTGTTATTAATATTGGCGCTGTAATTGGTGAGGGCACAATGATCGATATGGGTGTTATTATGGGTGGACGAGCTACTGTAGGAAAGAACTGTCATATTGGTGCAGGTGCTGTATTAGCAGGTGTCATCGAGCCCCCTTCTGCAAAGCCAGTAATCATTGAAGATGATGTATTAGTTGGTGCAAATGCAGTAATCGTTGAAGGAGTAACAGTTGGAAAAGGTTCTGTAGTTGCTGCAGGTGCGATTGTATTAGAAGATGTTCCAGCTAACACATTAGTTGCAGGAGCTCCTGCGCGTGTCGTGAAAGAAATAGATGATAAAACAAAATCAAAAACGGAAATTATGCAAGAGTTACGTCAACTATAA
- a CDS encoding N-acetyldiaminopimelate deacetylase, with the protein MGNKIDLIKIRRDLHRIPELGFREFKTQQYLLGVIQNLSTERVEIKTWRTGIIVKIHGHNPTKTIGYRADIDGLPIIEETGLDFLSEHPTEMHACGHDFHMTIALGVLANIIESPLKDDVVFIFQPAEEGPGGAEPMLQSQELKEWMPDMILALHVAPEYPVGTIAIKTGLLFANTSELFIDLKGKGGHAAYPHLTNDMVVAACSLVSQLQSVVSRNIDPLDSAVVTIGKITGGTVQNVIAENARLEGTMRTLSSEAMEKVKNRVQSLVKGIEIGYDCECTIDFGSGYYQVYNNEPLTREFMDFVEQETEATIFECKEAMTGEDFGYMLRDIPGFMFWLGVDSPYGLHHSKLDPKEDAIQLAVNALTAYLMTKGN; encoded by the coding sequence ATGGGGAATAAGATCGATTTAATCAAAATTCGCAGAGATTTGCATAGAATTCCAGAGCTTGGATTTAGAGAATTTAAAACACAGCAATATTTACTTGGGGTAATACAAAATTTATCCACTGAACGTGTTGAAATTAAAACGTGGAGAACAGGGATAATTGTTAAAATTCATGGACACAATCCAACAAAAACAATTGGTTATCGTGCAGATATCGATGGTTTGCCTATTATAGAGGAAACCGGATTAGATTTCCTATCAGAACATCCGACGGAAATGCATGCTTGTGGCCATGATTTTCATATGACGATTGCTTTAGGGGTGCTTGCTAATATAATAGAAAGTCCTCTTAAAGATGATGTAGTATTTATTTTTCAGCCTGCTGAAGAGGGACCAGGCGGAGCTGAGCCCATGCTACAAAGTCAAGAGTTAAAAGAGTGGATGCCTGACATGATTTTGGCTCTTCATGTCGCTCCAGAATACCCAGTAGGAACAATTGCCATTAAGACCGGTCTACTATTTGCTAATACTTCTGAGCTTTTTATTGATTTAAAAGGGAAAGGAGGGCATGCTGCATACCCACATCTAACCAATGATATGGTGGTTGCTGCATGCAGTCTGGTTTCCCAGCTTCAGTCTGTAGTTTCAAGAAATATTGATCCACTTGATAGTGCCGTTGTAACAATTGGAAAAATTACAGGTGGAACTGTTCAAAATGTCATTGCTGAAAATGCGAGGCTGGAAGGGACAATGCGTACTCTTTCTAGTGAAGCGATGGAAAAAGTCAAAAACCGCGTTCAATCCTTAGTAAAGGGAATCGAAATTGGCTATGATTGTGAGTGTACAATTGATTTCGGAAGTGGCTATTATCAAGTGTATAATAACGAGCCGTTAACGAGAGAGTTTATGGACTTTGTTGAGCAGGAAACAGAAGCAACTATATTTGAGTGTAAAGAAGCGATGACAGGGGAAGATTTTGGTTATATGTTAAGAGATATCCCTGGGTTTATGTTTTGGCTTGGTGTGGACTCTCCATATGGATTACATCATAGTAAGCTTGATCCGAAAGAAGATGCTATACAATTAGCTGTGAATGCATTGACTGCTTATTTGATGACAAAAGGAAATTAA
- a CDS encoding mechanosensitive ion channel family protein, with protein sequence MIYLNELSTYIQNIHWGELLLDTSLLALKILLILLSYLFIKKMAKKLINKLFETYIQKNSISQGRAFTLESLTNNLITYVLFFILVITILQLLGIDATAILAGAGIIGLAVGFGAQGLVSDLVSGFFILLEKQLDVGELVTIGEFSGTVEQVGLRTTQIRAGDGTLHFIPNREITQLSNHSRGEMQALVDIDISLCNDLPKTMEILNQVCERLAKENPVITDGPNVIGIQDLGPSTITIRIIAKTQNMEQWGMERLIRQELKIALDENGIQFPETPVLLDNSN encoded by the coding sequence ATGATTTATTTAAACGAACTAAGTACTTATATTCAAAACATTCATTGGGGAGAACTCCTTTTAGATACTTCCCTGTTGGCATTAAAAATACTCTTAATCTTACTAAGCTATCTTTTCATAAAAAAAATGGCAAAGAAGCTAATTAATAAATTGTTTGAAACCTATATTCAAAAGAACTCTATCTCTCAAGGAAGAGCCTTTACTTTAGAAAGCTTAACAAATAATCTAATTACCTATGTCTTATTTTTCATTCTTGTCATTACCATTCTTCAATTATTAGGAATAGACGCAACAGCAATATTAGCTGGTGCAGGTATTATTGGATTAGCAGTTGGTTTTGGCGCTCAAGGTTTAGTTAGTGACCTAGTCTCAGGATTTTTTATTCTATTAGAAAAACAATTAGATGTTGGGGAACTTGTAACGATAGGAGAGTTTTCAGGTACCGTTGAACAAGTCGGGCTTCGAACAACCCAAATTAGAGCTGGTGATGGAACGTTACACTTTATTCCGAATCGAGAAATAACACAGCTTAGTAATCATTCTCGCGGTGAAATGCAGGCTTTAGTGGATATAGATATATCTTTGTGTAACGATTTACCGAAAACAATGGAAATACTGAATCAAGTCTGCGAGCGTCTCGCCAAAGAAAACCCCGTTATCACCGATGGACCAAACGTAATCGGTATCCAAGACTTAGGACCAAGTACCATTACAATAAGAATCATCGCAAAAACGCAAAATATGGAGCAGTGGGGTATGGAGCGTCTCATTAGACAAGAATTAAAAATAGCTCTTGATGAAAATGGGATTCAATTTCCGGAAACACCCGTTCTTTTAGATAATAGTAATTAA